From the genome of Triticum aestivum cultivar Chinese Spring chromosome 3B, IWGSC CS RefSeq v2.1, whole genome shotgun sequence, one region includes:
- the LOC123070159 gene encoding probable GABA transporter 2, with product MAPAAFDAEAGGPAIVAAAGNDAHKPAPGAGADADAGAAFVLESKGTWWHAGFHLTTAIVGPTVLTLPYALRGMGWALGITTLSLIAAVTFYEYSLMSRVLDHCEARGRRHIRFRELAADVLGSGWMFYFVVIVQTAINTGVSIGSILLAADCIEIMYSSLAPDGPLKLYHFIIIVAVVLAFLSQLPSFHSLRHINLVSLLLSLGYTILVSAACIRAGLSKNAPAKDYSLSSSKSEQTFNAFLSISILASVFGNGILPDLQATLAPPAAGKMMKALVMCYSVIGFTFYLPSITGYWAFGSQVQSNILKSLMPDSGPALAPTWLLGLAVLFVLLQLLAIGLVYSQVAYEIMEKNSADATQGKFSRRNLVPRLLLRTLYLAFCALMAAMLPFFGDIVGVVGAVGFIPLDFVLPVIMYNIALAPPRRSTLYIANTVIMVVFTGVGAIGAFASIRKLVLDAGQFKLFSNNVVD from the exons ATGGCGCCTGCCGCGTTCGACGCCGAGGCCGGCGGCCCGGCGATCGTGGCCGCGGCAGGCAACGACGCGCACAAGCCCGCCCCCGGGGCCggggccgacgccgacgccggcgcCGCCTTCGTGCTCGAATCCAAAG GGACGTGGTGGCACGCGGGTTTCCACCTGACGACGGCGATCGTGGGGCCGACGGTGCTGACGCTGCCGTACGCGCTGCGGGGGATGGGCTGGGCTCTCGGCATCACCACGCtctccctcatcgccgccgtcaccTTCTACGAGTACTCCCTCATGTCCCGCGTGCTCGACCACTGCGAGGCGCGCGGCCGCAGGCACATCCGCTTCCGCGAGCTCGCCGCCGACGTCCTCG GCTCCGGCTGGATGTTTTACTTCGTGGTGATTGTGCAGACGGCCATCAATACAGGGGTTAGCATCGGTTCCATCTTGCTGGCGGCCGATTGCATCGAG ATCATGTATTCGAGCCTTGCTCCCGATGGTCCCCTAAAACTGTACCACTTCATCATCATCGTGGCTGTGGTGCTGGCCTTCCTCTCCCAACTACCATCGTTCCACTCGCTGCGGCACATCAACTTGGTCTCACTACTCCTAAGCTTGGGCTACACCATCCTTGTGTCTGCTGCTTGCATTCGTGCAG GTTTGTCGAAAAACGCTCCAGCCAAGGACTACTCTCTAAGCTCATCCAAGTCAGAGCAGACCTTCAATGCCTTCCTCTCCATTTCCATCCTGGCATCTGTTTTCGGCAATGGCATACtgc CGGATTTGCAGGCTACCTTGGCGCCGCCGGCCGCCGGAAAGATGATGAAGGCTCTGGTGATGTGctactccgtcataggcttcacctTCTACCTCCCGTCGATCACCGGGTACTGGGCGTTCGGCAGCCAGGTCCAGTCCAACATCCTCAAGAGCCTCATGCCGGACTCGGGGCCGGCCCTCGCGCCGACCTGGCTGCTGGGCCTCGCCGTTCTCTTCGTCCTCCTCCAGCTCCTAGCCATCGGCCTCGTGTACTCCCAGGTGGCATACGAGATCATGGAGAAGAACTCAGCGGACGCGACGCAGGGCAAGTTCTCGCGCCGGAACCTGGTGCCCCGGCTGCTGCTGCGGACGCTTTACCTGGCCTTCTGCGCGCTCATGGCCGCCATGCTGCCCTTCTTTGGTGACATTGTCGGCGTGGTCGGCGCCGTAGGGTTCATTCCACTCGACTTTGTCCTCCCCGTCATCATGTACAACATCGCGCTTGCGCCGCCGAGGAGGTCCACGCTGTACATCGCCAACACGGTCATCATGGTCGTCTTCACTGGCGTCGGGGCCATCGGCGCCTTCGCCTCTATACGGAAGCTCGTGCTAGACGCCGGCCAGTTTAAACTCTTCAGCAACAACGTAGTCGACTGA